A stretch of Desulfobacter hydrogenophilus DNA encodes these proteins:
- a CDS encoding NAD(P)-dependent oxidoreductase produces MEVAFIGLGIMGSRMAANLLKKNKALTVFNRSAGPIQKLAAQGAIAADSYRDAVKDAEVVFTMLPLPEVIETVAFSKDGFVPEMKKNAIWVDCSTVNPSFSRKNFLRAKKSGIRFMDAPVSGTKPNAENADLTFIVGAEKSDLEAVRPLLEYMGQKIMHVGEPGKGTAFKMLVNSLLAQSMLALSENILLGEQLGFSRDFLLDTLPKMSVCAPFTQAKAEMIRKDDFEVQFPLEWMHKDLHLAALTAYEQGQPLPLANLAKELYAAAKQDGLGRKDFSAIYQFMKN; encoded by the coding sequence ATGGAAGTCGCATTTATCGGACTGGGGATCATGGGCAGCCGAATGGCTGCAAATCTATTAAAAAAGAATAAAGCATTGACGGTTTTTAACCGGTCTGCCGGACCCATTCAAAAATTGGCAGCACAAGGAGCGATTGCAGCAGATTCATATCGAGATGCGGTGAAGGATGCCGAAGTTGTATTTACCATGCTACCCCTCCCGGAAGTGATTGAAACGGTCGCGTTTTCAAAGGATGGCTTTGTGCCGGAAATGAAGAAGAATGCGATCTGGGTGGATTGCTCAACCGTAAACCCCTCTTTTTCCAGAAAAAATTTTTTACGCGCAAAGAAGAGCGGCATCCGGTTCATGGATGCGCCGGTATCCGGAACAAAACCAAATGCAGAAAATGCAGACCTGACTTTCATTGTCGGTGCTGAAAAAAGTGACCTGGAAGCCGTCAGGCCTTTGCTGGAATATATGGGACAAAAAATTATGCATGTGGGAGAACCCGGTAAGGGTACGGCATTTAAAATGCTTGTAAATTCGCTGTTGGCCCAGTCTATGCTGGCCCTTTCGGAAAACATACTGCTGGGTGAGCAGCTTGGGTTCTCAAGGGATTTTTTACTGGATACCCTGCCGAAAATGTCGGTCTGTGCGCCGTTTACCCAGGCCAAGGCGGAAATGATCCGCAAAGACGATTTTGAAGTCCAGTTCCCTTTGGAATGGATGCACAAGGACCTGCACCTGGCTGCCTTGACTGCATATGAACAGGGCCAACCCCTGCCATTGGCAAACCTGGCAAAAGAACTTTATGCCGCTGCAAAACAAGACGGTTTAGGGCGGAAAGATTTTTCTGCAATTTATCAATTTATGAAAAACTGA
- a CDS encoding CGGC domain-containing protein, with translation MEKVLIVGCKKAMDDVCIGCSRCLVGFNRREGEFAAYKDQDAEIMGLINCGDCPGATIVTRLAQVSLWNKPMGEKVTKIHIAPCIIDHCPHKDTIIKKIKAKSGVEVIEGTHPYKPDNIFA, from the coding sequence ATGGAAAAAGTATTAATTGTTGGTTGTAAAAAAGCGATGGATGATGTTTGTATCGGATGCAGCAGATGTCTGGTTGGATTTAACCGCAGAGAGGGTGAATTCGCGGCTTACAAAGACCAGGACGCTGAGATCATGGGGTTGATCAACTGCGGTGACTGTCCAGGGGCCACTATTGTTACCCGGTTGGCCCAGGTTAGCCTGTGGAACAAACCCATGGGCGAAAAAGTAACCAAGATTCATATTGCCCCCTGTATCATTGATCACTGTCCCCATAAAGATACAATCATTAAAAAAATCAAGGCAAAATCAGGCGTTGAAGTCATCGAGGGCACCCATCCCTATAAACCGGACAATATTTTTGCTTGA
- the yjgA gene encoding ribosome biogenesis factor YjgA, giving the protein MTLSPDNTPDAPLPLSKTQKKKMAENLQKLGEDLSLLSVDQLERLDLDPELFKALVEAKSITANVAGRRHRQYIGTLMRQVDPEPLLAAIEQLKIAPTGIYRPKSEIDPQIEKDIQVVLDRLLTGDDDTMETILSAVPDMDRQRLRQLIRNANKEISSQKKKLKSFQALKEIIARI; this is encoded by the coding sequence ATGACTTTATCCCCAGACAACACGCCCGATGCGCCACTGCCCTTAAGCAAAACACAGAAAAAAAAGATGGCCGAAAACCTTCAAAAGCTTGGAGAGGATTTAAGCCTACTTTCCGTTGATCAGCTTGAGCGGCTTGACCTTGATCCCGAACTGTTCAAGGCCCTGGTAGAAGCAAAATCCATCACCGCCAATGTGGCGGGCAGACGCCACCGACAGTATATTGGCACCCTGATGAGGCAGGTGGACCCGGAACCCCTTCTGGCCGCAATTGAACAGCTGAAAATTGCTCCCACCGGTATTTACAGGCCCAAATCCGAAATTGATCCACAAATAGAAAAGGACATTCAGGTGGTTTTAGACAGGCTGCTGACCGGGGATGACGACACCATGGAAACAATCCTGTCAGCCGTCCCTGACATGGACCGCCAGCGCTTAAGACAGCTGATCAGAAATGCAAATAAAGAGATATCCAGTCAGAAAAAAAAATTAAAATCGTTTCAGGCATTGAAAGAGATAATTGCCCGGATTTAG
- a CDS encoding VanZ family protein translates to MKRFVDEIKKRWKALTLVILTTITVFSLLPLDALPPAPGTDKTHHFIAYAMLMLPTALRKPANWVILGLFFILYSGAIELIQPFINRYGEWMDIFANSGGVICGAIIAWLINFKISAKHAKQSVNNS, encoded by the coding sequence ATGAAAAGATTTGTAGATGAAATCAAAAAACGATGGAAAGCCTTAACATTGGTTATTTTAACAACAATTACGGTTTTTTCTCTTTTGCCGTTAGATGCTTTACCGCCGGCACCCGGCACAGATAAAACGCACCATTTCATTGCCTACGCTATGCTCATGTTACCGACAGCACTTCGTAAGCCCGCTAATTGGGTCATATTGGGTTTGTTTTTTATTTTATACAGTGGCGCCATTGAACTTATTCAACCGTTTATAAATCGTTATGGAGAATGGATGGATATATTTGCAAATTCTGGAGGTGTAATTTGCGGAGCGATTATTGCCTGGCTGATTAACTTTAAAATATCTGCAAAACACGCAAAGCAGTCCGTGAATAATTCATAA
- a CDS encoding SLC13 family permease: MMNMPILVVSLILLLTLILLISEKISVDKTAIGIMVLLALTGILTPAQAVAGFANPAVITVGAMFLLSHGLIRTGAVGFLTELVLKFSQGKRQYAFVIILTAVAVLSAFINNTPVVVLFIPIVMALSCECDFSPSKLLIPLSYVSILAGTSTLIGTSTNIIVSDLAYLEGYDQLSMFELSRLGGPIAVMGILFLFLIAPKLMPGRIGPVCELDEGKENKYIAELIVTEKSPLIGEKDITQYADKNLGLDVVELFRNGGIFDPSRQDMTIMPGDILLVKGAAQDMISCLQSKKLSLVHGDENFTFGGKPEDDLIVELIIPPLSSLLREPLISAELQYDSDIRIIAIRSRMSYFSYRKIKKVKLKIGDIILVQCPRNKLDKIRRNSDFVMIEDIHHTIIDKEKARIASGIFAAVVLAATIGLSDIMICALTGVFLMTLTHCLSLKDAYRSLQPEVLLLIIGTLALGLAMQKTGATELYAEAFLNLFHGKGPHIILFAIIFLTSVSSHVLSNNATAVLLLPIAISTAVSLGVDTRPFIIGICFGASACYASPIGYQTNLLVYGPGGYRFSDFIKLGLPLNIIVIVMSGFFIPVFWPF; the protein is encoded by the coding sequence ATGATGAATATGCCGATTCTTGTGGTATCACTGATATTGCTCCTAACCCTTATTCTTTTAATTTCTGAAAAAATATCGGTTGATAAAACCGCCATCGGCATCATGGTTCTTCTTGCCTTGACCGGCATCCTTACTCCGGCACAGGCTGTGGCCGGGTTTGCCAATCCTGCCGTGATCACTGTGGGGGCCATGTTTCTGTTGAGCCACGGGCTTATTCGGACCGGCGCCGTCGGTTTTCTTACGGAGCTGGTTCTAAAATTTTCCCAAGGCAAACGGCAATATGCCTTTGTTATTATTCTTACGGCCGTTGCCGTGTTGTCTGCGTTTATCAATAACACACCGGTTGTGGTTCTTTTTATCCCCATTGTCATGGCATTGAGCTGTGAATGTGATTTTTCTCCGTCCAAGCTGCTTATCCCACTGTCCTATGTATCGATTCTGGCAGGCACATCCACGCTGATCGGAACGTCCACCAACATCATTGTAAGCGATCTTGCCTACCTTGAAGGCTATGATCAGCTCTCCATGTTTGAACTTAGCCGCCTTGGGGGACCCATCGCCGTAATGGGCATCCTTTTTTTATTCCTGATAGCACCCAAGCTGATGCCCGGCCGCATCGGACCCGTATGTGAGCTGGATGAAGGCAAGGAAAATAAATATATTGCAGAACTGATAGTAACTGAAAAAAGTCCATTGATCGGGGAAAAGGATATCACTCAGTATGCCGATAAAAATTTAGGCCTGGATGTGGTTGAACTTTTCAGGAACGGCGGCATCTTTGATCCATCCAGACAGGATATGACTATAATGCCTGGCGACATCCTTCTGGTAAAGGGGGCCGCACAGGACATGATCTCCTGTCTGCAGAGTAAAAAATTGTCATTGGTTCATGGTGATGAAAATTTTACCTTTGGCGGGAAACCCGAAGACGATCTCATTGTCGAACTCATTATCCCTCCGCTTTCATCCCTTTTAAGGGAACCTTTGATATCTGCAGAATTGCAGTACGATTCAGATATACGTATTATCGCAATACGAAGCCGCATGAGTTACTTTTCCTATCGCAAAATAAAAAAAGTGAAACTTAAGATAGGAGATATTATTCTGGTACAGTGCCCCAGGAACAAGTTGGATAAAATCAGAAGGAATTCAGACTTTGTGATGATTGAGGATATCCACCACACAATCATTGACAAAGAAAAGGCTCGCATTGCCTCCGGCATTTTTGCTGCCGTCGTGCTGGCAGCCACTATAGGGCTCAGCGACATCATGATTTGTGCCCTTACCGGCGTTTTTTTAATGACACTCACGCATTGCCTGAGTTTGAAAGATGCCTACCGATCTCTCCAGCCCGAAGTGCTTCTCCTGATTATCGGGACCCTGGCTTTGGGGTTGGCCATGCAGAAAACCGGTGCAACCGAGCTCTATGCCGAGGCGTTTTTAAATCTGTTCCATGGCAAGGGGCCGCATATTATCCTTTTTGCCATTATTTTTTTGACCAGTGTCAGCAGCCATGTTTTAAGTAATAATGCAACAGCCGTGCTCCTGCTTCCCATAGCCATCTCTACGGCGGTCTCACTTGGCGTTGATACCAGGCCGTTTATAATCGGCATCTGTTTTGGCGCCAGTGCTTGTTATGCAAGCCCCATTGGATACCAGACAAATCTTCTGGTCTATGGCCCCGGCGGGTACAGATTTTCAGATTTCATCAAACTGGGCTTGCCCTTGAATATCATAGTCATTGTTATGTCCGGTTTTTTTATACCTGTTTTTTGGCCGTTTTAG